The Latilactobacillus sakei subsp. sakei DSM 20017 = JCM 1157 genome includes a window with the following:
- a CDS encoding TatD family hydrolase, with product MQIFDSHTHLNDTPYAGQEADFIQQAADLGVTEMAIVGSDTVLNDGALRLAQQYKALSAIIGWHPESAKDYTKVQEAQLIEQLQLPEVVALGEIGLDYHWDTSPRDVQRTVFERQIEIAKSLHMPISVHTRDALEDTYKILKETDVRDCGGIIHSFNGDSEWLKRFMDLGMQISFSGVVSFKNAHEVHEAAKLCPLDVMLVETDAPYLTPTPYRGKQNQPGYTRYVVEAIAKLREVAPEEIAAATYANAHRIFKLGAI from the coding sequence ATGCAGATATTTGATTCACATACGCATTTAAACGATACGCCATATGCTGGTCAAGAAGCCGACTTTATCCAACAGGCCGCTGACCTGGGGGTTACGGAGATGGCAATTGTGGGTTCTGATACGGTCTTAAATGACGGTGCGCTACGTTTAGCACAACAATACAAAGCGTTATCGGCTATTATTGGCTGGCATCCAGAATCAGCAAAGGATTATACGAAGGTCCAAGAAGCACAATTAATTGAACAATTACAATTACCAGAAGTAGTTGCGCTAGGCGAAATCGGCTTGGACTATCACTGGGACACGTCACCAAGAGACGTGCAACGAACTGTTTTTGAACGCCAAATTGAAATCGCCAAGTCCCTCCATATGCCAATTTCAGTGCATACGCGGGATGCTTTGGAAGATACCTACAAGATTTTAAAAGAAACAGATGTCCGTGATTGTGGTGGCATTATCCACAGTTTTAACGGCGATTCTGAATGGCTGAAACGGTTTATGGATCTTGGTATGCAAATCTCATTTAGTGGGGTAGTTAGTTTCAAGAATGCCCATGAGGTACATGAAGCAGCCAAACTATGCCCGTTAGATGTGATGTTAGTCGAAACAGATGCACCTTATTTAACACCCACGCCTTATCGTGGTAAGCAAAATCAACCAGGCTATACGCGCTATGTGGTTGAAGCAATTGCCAAGTTGAGAGAGGTCGCACCAGAAGAAATTGCGGCAGCGACGTATGCAAATGCGCACCGTATTTTTAAGTTAGGAGCAATATGA
- a CDS encoding DUF72 domain-containing protein gives MITIGLTTWSEHQSLMPEKKQLTLNDYAQFLPIVEVDSFYYALQAPTVSAKWLQQVPHQFQFIVKAHKAMTKQEDYTDFTSTEKELFVRYKQSIQPLLDAGQLTAVLFQFPPFFQLNQENVQYLRRIRTWLPDVPIAVEFRNGTWYDEAYKKNMFAFLKQLNMTHVIADEAQTPTNSVPFEPVVTNPDFAMLRLHGRNMAGWQNPGAMWRKQRTLYRYNADELQQFAATVQQLTKQAKKIAIIFNNNSGGDAADNALSLQQILGITFENLAPKGPEQTSLF, from the coding sequence ATGATCACGATCGGTTTAACGACTTGGAGTGAGCACCAGTCCCTAATGCCGGAGAAAAAGCAGTTGACGTTGAACGATTACGCGCAATTCTTACCAATTGTCGAGGTCGATAGTTTTTATTATGCGCTACAAGCACCAACCGTTAGCGCTAAGTGGCTGCAGCAAGTGCCGCACCAATTTCAATTTATCGTCAAAGCTCATAAGGCGATGACCAAACAGGAAGATTACACGGACTTCACTAGTACGGAAAAGGAATTGTTTGTTCGTTACAAACAATCGATTCAACCGCTCTTAGATGCGGGGCAATTAACGGCGGTCCTATTTCAGTTCCCGCCGTTTTTTCAATTGAATCAGGAAAATGTGCAGTATTTGAGACGCATTCGCACGTGGTTGCCCGATGTGCCGATTGCGGTCGAGTTCCGTAATGGCACTTGGTACGATGAAGCTTACAAGAAGAATATGTTTGCTTTTTTAAAACAGTTAAACATGACACATGTAATTGCTGACGAAGCGCAGACGCCCACCAATAGTGTCCCGTTTGAACCGGTTGTGACGAATCCAGATTTTGCGATGCTCCGGTTGCATGGACGCAATATGGCCGGTTGGCAGAATCCTGGCGCAATGTGGCGCAAACAACGGACCCTTTATCGCTATAACGCAGATGAATTGCAGCAGTTTGCCGCAACGGTTCAACAGCTAACCAAGCAGGCTAAGAAAATCGCTATTATCTTCAATAATAATTCCGGTGGGGATGCCGCTGATAACGCCTTATCCTTACAACAAATATTAGGGATTACGTTTGAAAATTTAGCACCTAAAGGCCCGGAACAAACGTCGTTATTTTAG
- the metG gene encoding methionine--tRNA ligase has translation MADKKPTFYVTTPIYYPSGKLTIGNSYTTIAADVIARYKRLMGFDVFFLTGTDEHGLKLEQKAAEKNLAPQAYVDGMAEEIQALWKTLEISNDKFIRTTDDYHVKAVQKIFDRLVEQGDIYLGQYEGWYSVSDEEYFTESQLTEVYKDENGKVIGGKAPSGHEVQRVAEETYKFKMSKYADRLLAYYEEHADFIEPSSRKNEMINNFIKPGLEDLSVSRISFDWGIHVTGNPKHVVYVWLDALSNYITALGYGSDDDQLFNKYWPADVHLVGKEIVRFHAIYWPIFLMALDLPLPKQIFGHGWLLMKDGKMSKSKGNVVYPEMLVERYGLDALRYYLMRAIPFGNDGVFTPEDFVSRINYDLANDLGNLLNRTVAMINKYDDGHVPSYQADVTAFDADLQATATQTIAQYSTLMDQLKFSDALDTIWQLISRANKYIDETEPWVLAKDDSRKAELDSVLAHLAESLRIVALLLQPVMTHAPREMFAQLGLDFDQEAQREMVYGNFPEAVKVIAKGTPIFPRLDLDEEVAYIKEQMMAAQKAGLVNEKVKAKQAAAEEVADFDPKATELVSEKDAIKFEDFDQSEIRVAEIKAVSKVEGADKLLKFRLDAGDQGDRQIISGIAEFYPDFEKLVGKKVLAVTNLKPRKLRGELSQGMLLSAEHGSDVELVVVPSNLVNGSQIG, from the coding sequence ATGGCAGACAAGAAACCAACTTTTTACGTAACAACCCCCATCTATTATCCTTCTGGTAAATTAACAATCGGGAACTCATACACGACCATCGCAGCGGACGTGATTGCACGTTACAAACGCTTGATGGGTTTTGATGTCTTCTTCTTAACAGGGACTGACGAACATGGTTTGAAACTCGAACAAAAAGCAGCTGAAAAAAATCTAGCCCCACAAGCTTACGTGGACGGGATGGCTGAAGAAATTCAAGCATTATGGAAGACGCTTGAAATTTCAAACGATAAATTTATCCGCACAACAGACGATTACCATGTGAAAGCCGTTCAAAAGATTTTTGATCGGTTAGTTGAACAAGGTGATATCTATCTTGGCCAATACGAAGGTTGGTATTCTGTTTCTGATGAAGAATACTTCACGGAATCACAATTAACGGAAGTCTATAAAGACGAAAACGGTAAGGTCATCGGTGGTAAGGCCCCTTCAGGTCACGAAGTCCAACGCGTTGCCGAAGAAACTTATAAGTTCAAGATGAGCAAGTATGCCGATCGTTTATTAGCATACTATGAAGAACACGCTGATTTTATCGAACCATCATCACGTAAAAACGAAATGATCAACAACTTCATCAAACCTGGTTTGGAAGACTTATCAGTTTCACGGATCTCATTTGATTGGGGAATTCATGTCACAGGTAATCCCAAACACGTTGTTTACGTTTGGTTAGATGCTTTATCAAACTACATCACAGCCCTTGGTTATGGTTCAGATGACGATCAATTATTCAACAAATACTGGCCAGCTGATGTTCACTTGGTGGGTAAAGAAATCGTGCGTTTCCATGCGATTTACTGGCCAATCTTCTTGATGGCCCTTGATTTGCCATTACCAAAACAAATCTTTGGTCACGGTTGGTTATTGATGAAAGACGGTAAGATGTCTAAATCTAAGGGGAACGTTGTTTACCCTGAAATGTTAGTTGAACGTTACGGCTTAGATGCGCTTCGTTATTACTTAATGCGTGCCATTCCATTTGGTAACGATGGCGTCTTCACACCAGAAGATTTCGTCAGCCGGATCAATTACGACCTAGCCAATGATTTAGGGAACCTCTTAAACCGGACAGTCGCAATGATCAACAAATACGATGATGGTCACGTGCCAAGTTATCAAGCTGACGTCACAGCTTTTGATGCTGACTTACAAGCAACGGCAACGCAAACAATTGCCCAATATTCAACTTTAATGGATCAATTGAAATTCTCAGATGCGCTTGATACAATCTGGCAATTAATCAGTCGTGCTAATAAATATATCGACGAAACAGAACCATGGGTTTTAGCCAAAGATGACAGTCGCAAGGCTGAACTTGATAGCGTCTTAGCACACTTAGCAGAAAGCTTACGGATTGTGGCGCTCTTATTACAACCAGTCATGACACATGCCCCACGTGAAATGTTCGCGCAATTAGGCCTTGATTTTGATCAAGAAGCACAACGCGAAATGGTTTACGGTAACTTCCCAGAAGCTGTTAAAGTAATCGCTAAAGGCACACCAATCTTCCCTCGTCTTGATTTAGACGAAGAAGTGGCTTATATCAAGGAACAAATGATGGCTGCTCAAAAAGCTGGTTTGGTGAACGAAAAAGTGAAAGCTAAACAAGCTGCTGCAGAAGAAGTCGCAGACTTTGATCCTAAGGCCACTGAATTAGTCAGTGAAAAAGATGCGATTAAATTTGAAGATTTCGATCAATCAGAAATTCGGGTTGCTGAAATCAAAGCTGTTTCTAAGGTGGAAGGCGCTGATAAACTCTTGAAATTCCGACTAGATGCCGGTGATCAAGGTGATCGCCAAATCATCTCAGGGATTGCAGAATTCTACCCAGATTTTGAAAAATTAGTCGGCAAGAAAGTCTTAGCCGTTACTAACTTAAAACCACGTAAATTACGTGGCGAATTAAGCCAAGGCATGTTGCTTTCAGCAGAACACGGTTCAGATGTTGAATTGGTAGTTGTGCCTAGCAACTTAGTGAATGGTTCACAAATTGGTTAA
- the rsmA gene encoding 16S rRNA (adenine(1518)-N(6)/adenine(1519)-N(6))-dimethyltransferase RsmA, protein MEDIANPERTRKILKRYGFKFKKSLGQNFLTNITILKQIVEAGEITKDDDVIEIGPGIGSLTEQIARKAHQVLSFEIDDRLIPVLKDTLNHYHNVTVLNQDILEADLPTLIAKHFDGQHNLKIVANLPYYITTPIMLHLLEAGLPIDRMVLMMQKEVAERIDAAPGSKAYGSLSIAVQLHSEVKLAFIVPKTAFVPQPNVDSAIVEFVGRQEPLVTVQNQQLFDQLVRGAFAQRRKTLWNNLQNQFGKQEEVKAGLVAALDQADIAPSTRAEQLSIQQFAQLSDCLNEQPVFAKKRG, encoded by the coding sequence ATGGAAGACATTGCAAACCCAGAGCGTACGAGAAAAATCCTTAAACGGTACGGTTTTAAATTTAAAAAGAGTTTAGGTCAAAACTTCTTAACCAACATTACGATTTTAAAACAAATCGTTGAAGCGGGTGAGATTACTAAAGATGATGATGTTATCGAAATTGGCCCCGGGATTGGTTCTTTAACGGAGCAAATTGCTAGAAAAGCCCATCAAGTTTTGAGTTTTGAAATTGATGATCGCTTAATTCCAGTTTTAAAGGATACGTTAAATCATTATCATAATGTGACGGTTTTAAACCAAGATATCTTGGAAGCTGACTTGCCAACCTTGATTGCCAAGCATTTTGATGGCCAACACAACCTTAAAATTGTCGCTAACTTACCTTATTACATCACAACACCAATCATGTTACATTTATTGGAAGCCGGTTTACCAATCGATCGCATGGTCTTGATGATGCAAAAAGAAGTCGCAGAACGAATCGATGCTGCCCCTGGTTCAAAAGCTTATGGTTCATTGAGTATCGCTGTTCAATTGCACTCTGAAGTTAAATTAGCCTTCATTGTTCCTAAGACAGCCTTTGTGCCCCAACCCAACGTCGATTCAGCGATTGTTGAATTTGTGGGACGTCAAGAACCCTTGGTCACTGTTCAAAACCAACAATTATTTGATCAATTAGTTCGCGGTGCTTTTGCGCAACGTCGTAAAACACTCTGGAATAATTTACAAAACCAATTTGGAAAACAAGAAGAAGTCAAAGCTGGTTTAGTCGCTGCATTGGATCAAGCTGACATTGCCCCAAGTACCCGTGCGGAACAGTTGAGTATTCAACAATTCGCACAATTGAGTGATTGCTTGAACGAACAACCAGTTTTTGCTAAAAAAAGGGGATAA
- the rnmV gene encoding ribonuclease M5, translating into MKKTIQEVIVVEGRDDTKRLREVFPDVDTIETRGSAINDEIVEKIALAQEKRGVIVFTDPDFHGEKIRKIISQNVPGVEHAFLPRSEAKPEKMGGSLGIEHAKPAAIKQALENLLTQDEDAVEQISQSDLLVAGLIAGPSAKARRERLGEVLHIGYTNSKQLYKRLKMFQVSQAEFGAALRQINEELGD; encoded by the coding sequence ATGAAAAAAACGATTCAAGAAGTCATCGTTGTTGAAGGCCGCGATGATACCAAACGATTAAGAGAAGTATTCCCGGATGTCGATACAATTGAAACCCGCGGTTCCGCAATTAATGATGAAATTGTTGAAAAAATTGCGTTAGCCCAAGAAAAACGCGGCGTGATTGTCTTCACCGATCCCGATTTTCATGGTGAAAAAATCCGTAAGATTATTTCACAAAATGTGCCGGGTGTTGAACATGCCTTTTTACCCCGTTCAGAAGCTAAACCAGAAAAAATGGGTGGTAGCTTAGGGATTGAACATGCTAAACCCGCGGCGATTAAACAAGCACTCGAAAATCTATTGACGCAAGATGAAGATGCAGTCGAACAAATTAGTCAGTCTGATTTATTGGTGGCCGGCTTGATTGCTGGTCCGTCTGCCAAGGCCCGTCGTGAACGTTTAGGGGAAGTCTTGCATATTGGTTACACAAATAGTAAACAACTGTATAAGCGCCTTAAAATGTTCCAGGTGAGCCAAGCCGAATTTGGCGCAGCACTAAGACAAATTAACGAAGAATTAGGAGACTAA
- a CDS encoding Veg family protein, which translates to MPTTLANIKNGLDGHIGDKLMVVAQAGRKKVTKRKGILRETFPAVFVVDLDQDENAFERVSYSYADLLTKSIAIEFDEEPIVL; encoded by the coding sequence ATGCCAACCACACTTGCCAATATTAAGAACGGTCTCGATGGGCATATCGGAGACAAGTTAATGGTTGTCGCTCAAGCTGGGCGCAAGAAAGTAACAAAGCGAAAAGGAATCTTAAGAGAAACCTTTCCTGCCGTTTTTGTAGTTGATTTGGATCAAGATGAAAATGCGTTCGAACGTGTTTCATATAGCTATGCTGATTTGTTAACTAAATCGATTGCGATTGAATTTGATGAAGAACCAATTGTACTTTAG
- the ispE gene encoding 4-(cytidine 5'-diphospho)-2-C-methyl-D-erythritol kinase has translation MQLIEKAPAKINLSLDALYQHTDGEFEWQMIMTSIDLADYVQITLQDSPQIEVRTSKGYLPEDKRNLAYQAAQLLRHRFDIKTGAIIEIDKHIPVAAGLGGGSSDAAAVLRGLNQLWHLGLTKAELAHIGLSIDSDVPYCVYSETALVTGKGDQIQPLGDLPNFWMVVVKPEVSVSTPRILHALNCDQITDRPQTDRLLAGIQQQDAQQMTAAMANVLTPITNQRYPQIDYLMQRLTAFGAEKAQMSGSGPTVFGICRQYSRAQRIYNSMSGFCREVYLVQPLKK, from the coding sequence ATGCAATTGATTGAAAAGGCACCTGCGAAGATTAATTTAAGTTTAGATGCACTTTATCAGCATACTGATGGGGAATTCGAATGGCAGATGATAATGACGTCAATCGATCTGGCGGATTATGTCCAAATCACATTGCAAGACTCACCTCAAATTGAGGTTAGAACCTCTAAGGGATATTTACCGGAGGACAAACGGAACTTAGCGTATCAGGCGGCGCAATTATTACGGCATCGTTTTGATATTAAAACGGGTGCGATTATTGAAATCGATAAACATATTCCCGTGGCAGCCGGGTTAGGTGGTGGCAGTTCGGATGCCGCTGCAGTTTTACGCGGTTTAAATCAACTGTGGCACTTAGGCCTCACCAAAGCGGAGCTCGCGCATATCGGTTTATCAATTGATTCAGACGTGCCATATTGTGTTTATAGTGAGACCGCACTAGTAACGGGTAAAGGCGATCAAATCCAACCGTTGGGGGATTTACCTAACTTTTGGATGGTCGTTGTTAAACCTGAAGTAAGTGTCTCAACACCGCGCATCTTACACGCCTTGAATTGCGATCAGATTACTGATCGGCCCCAAACCGATCGACTCTTAGCGGGGATCCAGCAACAAGATGCACAGCAAATGACAGCCGCAATGGCTAATGTCTTAACGCCGATTACCAATCAACGCTATCCGCAAATTGATTATTTAATGCAACGCTTAACCGCATTTGGTGCGGAAAAAGCGCAGATGAGCGGTAGTGGTCCAACTGTTTTTGGCATTTGTCGCCAGTACTCACGCGCGCAACGCATTTATAACAGTATGTCCGGATTTTGTCGTGAAGTTTATCTAGTACAACCATTAAAAAAATAA
- a CDS encoding NUDIX hydrolase, which translates to MTKRRYNLAVIRYRGTLLLLNRLKKPYAGLWNGIGGKNEGDETAEMGMRREIFEETGLNQNQYTLYNTGWLDWHIDGEFIAGIDVFLAEIKESVQLPLYPVGTREGILQLFDEQWVLSEENYGIVADLKVILPEVLAKNVKRYYTDFHGEQLIAYEAFPIEEGN; encoded by the coding sequence GTGACTAAACGACGCTATAATTTAGCCGTGATTCGTTACCGCGGTACATTACTATTATTAAACCGACTTAAAAAGCCCTATGCTGGCCTTTGGAATGGGATTGGCGGCAAGAACGAGGGTGACGAAACTGCCGAAATGGGTATGCGACGCGAGATTTTTGAAGAGACGGGTCTCAATCAGAATCAATATACCTTGTATAATACGGGGTGGTTGGACTGGCATATTGACGGTGAGTTTATCGCCGGGATTGATGTCTTTTTGGCGGAGATTAAGGAATCGGTGCAGTTACCGCTCTATCCGGTTGGCACGCGCGAAGGCATCTTACAACTATTCGATGAGCAATGGGTTTTATCTGAAGAGAACTACGGTATTGTTGCCGATTTGAAAGTGATTTTACCAGAAGTGCTCGCCAAAAATGTTAAACGTTACTACACCGATTTTCACGGGGAACAATTAATTGCCTATGAAGCATTTCCGATTGAGGAGGGGAATTAA
- a CDS encoding chorismate mutase produces MLEEQYQKIDALDQQLAALFEQRMAVVDEIAQIKFDNQIGLTNIQREKAVMDQRLAAVEEPKFEPYIVDLYQTMILIAKQYQVKKMKALKEQAEA; encoded by the coding sequence ATGTTAGAAGAACAATATCAAAAAATTGATGCGCTTGATCAACAACTTGCTGCCCTATTTGAACAACGGATGGCAGTGGTTGATGAAATTGCCCAAATCAAATTTGACAATCAAATCGGTTTGACCAACATTCAACGCGAAAAAGCGGTAATGGACCAACGATTGGCTGCGGTTGAAGAACCGAAGTTTGAACCGTACATTGTTGATTTATATCAAACGATGATTTTAATCGCTAAGCAGTATCAAGTTAAAAAAATGAAGGCTCTTAAAGAACAAGCAGAAGCCTAA
- a CDS encoding MarR family winged helix-turn-helix transcriptional regulator: MEDSQLLDEYVEIYMSAIKYVEDLVSQPTKAYKLSFEQFLIMKEIAEDSSVSLIDIAKKRGVTRGVISRQIRVLLKLDYISQSTDPSDRRRLILNLTPSGQQTVSELLPKVQERFSSWMMAFGKENAKQMLFLMNEFRQKVMAEEN, encoded by the coding sequence GTGGAAGATAGTCAATTATTGGATGAGTATGTTGAGATTTATATGTCTGCCATTAAGTATGTTGAAGACCTCGTGTCGCAACCAACTAAGGCTTACAAGCTATCTTTCGAACAATTTCTGATTATGAAGGAGATTGCGGAAGATAGCTCGGTTAGTTTAATTGATATTGCTAAGAAGCGTGGTGTAACACGAGGGGTGATTTCACGTCAAATTCGGGTCCTTTTGAAGTTGGACTATATTTCGCAATCAACTGACCCAAGTGATCGCAGACGGTTAATTTTAAATCTGACACCAAGTGGTCAACAAACAGTGAGTGAGTTATTACCGAAGGTTCAGGAACGTTTTTCATCGTGGATGATGGCCTTTGGCAAAGAAAATGCCAAACAGATGTTATTTTTAATGAATGAGTTCAGACAAAAAGTCATGGCGGAAGAAAATTAA